Proteins from a genomic interval of Benincasa hispida cultivar B227 chromosome 7, ASM972705v1, whole genome shotgun sequence:
- the LOC120081455 gene encoding protein NRT1/ PTR FAMILY 5.1 — protein sequence METKDFTKDGTVDLRGQPVLASKTGKWKACAFLVGYEAFERMAFYGIASNLVNYLTTQLHEDTVSSVRNVNNWSGSVWLTPIFGAYIADSFLGRFWTFTFSSLIYVMGMVFLTMAVSVKTLKPTCNNGVCSKATPSQITFFYISLYTIALGAGGTKPNISTFGADQFDDFNPTEKQMKVSFFNWWMFSSFLGALFATLGLVYIQENLGWGLGYGIPTVGLLFSLFIFYLGTPIYRHKVRKSRSPARDLIRVPVTAFRNRKLELPASPSELYEVELQGFSGDGAGTGKRQVQHTPIFRFLDKAAIKDGTNSSRPTCTVTQVEGTKLVLGMIIIWLATLIPSTIWAQINTLFVKQGTTLNRTLSHGFQIPAASLGSFVTLSMLVSVPMYDRYFVPFMRRKTGNPRGITLLQRLGVGFVIQIIAIAIAYAVEVRRMHVIRTNHIVQPKEVVPMNILWLLPQYILLGIADVFNAIGLLEFFYDQSPEHMQSLGTTFFTSGIGVGNFLNSFLVTVVDKITGENGGKSWIGNNLNDSHLDYYYGFLLVISTLNLGAFLWVSSMYIYKKEATDQVKDGIETKGLDTSPLGLQV from the exons ATGGAGACCAAAGATTTCACCAAAGATGGGACTGTGGATCTTCGTGGCCAGCCTGTTCTTGCTTCCAAAACTGGCAAATGGAAAGCTTGTGCTTTTCTTGTAG gataTGAAGCGTTTGAAAGGATGGCATTTTATGGTATAGCTTCGAATTTGGTGAATTATTTGACAACTCAACTTCACGAAGACACGGTTTCTTCTGTTAGAAATGTAAATAATTGGTCAGGATCCGTTTGGCTAACTCCCATCTTTGGTGCTTATATTGCTGATTCTTTCCTTGGCCGCTTCTGGACTTTCACCTTTTCTTCTCTCATCTATGTCAtg GGAATGGTGTTTCTAACAATGGCAGTATCAGTAAAAACCTTAAAACCAACGTGCAACAATGGTGTATGCAGCAAAGCTACACCTTCACAAATAACCTTCTTCTACATATCTCTCTACACCATCGCCCTCGGCGCCGGAGGTACGAAACCTAACATCTCGACCTTCGGCGCTGACCAATTTGACGACTTCAACCCGACCGAAAAGCAGATGAAAGTCTCCTTCTTCAACTGGTGGATGTTCAGCTCATTCTTGGGTGCTCTCTTCGCCACACTCGGCCTCGTTTACATCCAAGAGAACCTCGGATGGGGCCTCGGCTACGGGATCCCGACAGTCGgccttctcttttctctcttcatctTCTATTTGGGAACTCCCATTTATAGGCATAAGGTTAGAAAATCACGGAGTCCAGCTAGGGACTTAATACGGGTGCCCGTCACTGCATTTCGTAACCGGAAGCTTGAGCTTCCGGCGAGCCCAAGTGAGCTTTACGAGGTGGAATTGCAGGGCTTCTCCGGTGATGGTGCCGGCACCGGAAAAAGGCAGGTCCAACATACTCCTATTTTCAG GTTCTTGGACAAAGCTGCAATCAAAGATGGCACAAATTCGTCAAGGCCAACGTGCACAGTGACTCAAGTGGAAGGAACCAAGCTTGTGTTAGGCATGATCATAATCTGGCTAGCCACCCTTATCCCAAGCACCATTTGGGCTCAAATCAACACCCTCTTTGTCAAACAAGGCACCACTCTAAACCGAACCCTTTCCCATGGCTTCCAAATCCCAGCAGCCTCCCTCGGTAGCTTCGTGACACTCTCCATGCTTGTCTCGGTCCCAATGTACGACCGTTATTTCGTCCCGTTCATGCGTCGAAAAACTGGAAACCCTAGAGGAATCACTTTGCTCCAGAGACTAGGCGTTGGCTTCGTCATCCAAATCATAGCCATCGCTATTGCATATGCGGTCGAAGTTCGAAGGATGCATGTAATCCGAACAAACCACATTGTGCAGCCAAAAGAAGTAGTCCCCATGAACATCCTTTGGTTGTTGCCACAATACATCCTCCTCGGCATTGCGGACGTTTTCAACGCAATTGGGTTGCTCGAGTTCTTCTACGACCAATCCCCGGAACACATGCAAAGTCTTGGAACTACGTTCTTCACAAGCGGAATCGGAGTTGGAAACTTCCTCAACAGTTTTCTCGTTACAGTGGTCGATAAAATAACCGGAGAAAATGGCGGGAAGAGTTGGATTGGGAACAACTTGAATGACTCTCATTTGGATTACTACTATGGCTTTCTTTTGGTCATATCAACACTCAATTTGGGTGCGTTTCTTTGGGTGTCAAGTATGTATATTTACAAGAAGGAAGCCACCGATCAAGTTAAAGATGGCATTGAAACCAAAGGATTGGATACTTCTCCTCTTGGGCTACAAGTTTGA